In Limosilactobacillus sp. WILCCON 0051, a single window of DNA contains:
- a CDS encoding AAA family ATPase, translating to MDKYTDDLTAAVALNPDAYRAIARDDEIRQVIYNLNRRSKNNPILIGEAGVGKTAIVEGLARLIVRKKAGRQLNDKRIRVLQIAALGQTDTVSKMLGLIQEFQATKGQNILFIDEVHTIMGVDSTNGAMDLGDVLKPAMARGDIQLIGSTTLDEYDKFIERDPALQRRFQQVLVNEPTRATAIRILRGIKGTYEKYHQVRYSDKAVVGCVDLSIRYIADRYLPDKAIDLLDQAGAIAATHGKDKVGLKEIALVLQEMKGIPVTNVLRNDNVRLRNMRQKLGETVKGQPEAIKAVADAITIAKAGLQAPNKPLSSFLFLGTTGTGKTALSKALAKVMFDDEEAMVRFDMSEFSERSSLDHFQELLTDQIKRQPYCILLFDEIEKACTAVHDRLLQVLDDGELRDKRGRSTNFRNSIIIMTTNLGADLIADKESYEHAIDEASLVDETPRQRIRRRDAFRKQVQMELTNIFRPEFVNRIQHKIVFNMLTRDIIEQIARNDLKVINQRLAEHGFKLEFQQDLIDYLADVGTDVKNGARPLERVIERDVTAPLSMIILQLESTPDNHYHTIQTEVSDHRTQLERQPLQRHLINGRQIVFKQLLDTNSKEGTKVG from the coding sequence ATGGATAAATACACTGATGATCTAACAGCAGCCGTAGCACTAAATCCTGATGCCTACCGGGCGATTGCCCGTGATGACGAGATTCGGCAGGTAATTTACAACCTAAATCGCCGCTCTAAAAACAATCCGATTCTGATTGGTGAGGCGGGTGTTGGTAAGACGGCCATTGTTGAGGGCCTGGCTCGGCTGATCGTCCGAAAAAAGGCCGGCCGGCAGCTTAATGACAAACGAATTCGGGTTCTACAGATTGCTGCGCTTGGGCAGACCGATACGGTAAGTAAAATGTTAGGTTTGATTCAAGAATTTCAAGCAACAAAAGGCCAGAATATCCTTTTCATTGATGAGGTTCACACTATTATGGGCGTGGATTCAACCAATGGTGCAATGGATCTGGGCGACGTCTTAAAACCGGCAATGGCGCGGGGCGATATACAGCTGATCGGATCAACAACGCTTGACGAATACGATAAGTTCATCGAACGCGATCCAGCTCTGCAGCGAAGGTTCCAGCAGGTGCTGGTCAATGAGCCGACAAGGGCAACGGCGATCAGAATTCTGCGTGGCATCAAGGGAACCTATGAGAAGTATCATCAGGTTAGATATTCTGACAAAGCCGTCGTTGGCTGCGTTGATCTATCAATTCGCTATATTGCTGACCGCTATCTGCCTGATAAGGCAATCGATCTATTGGATCAAGCCGGAGCCATTGCTGCAACGCATGGCAAAGATAAGGTCGGACTAAAAGAGATTGCCTTGGTGCTTCAGGAAATGAAGGGTATTCCAGTAACCAACGTGCTGCGCAATGATAACGTACGTCTGCGCAATATGCGGCAGAAGCTGGGCGAAACCGTCAAGGGACAGCCCGAAGCTATTAAAGCCGTGGCTGATGCGATCACGATTGCCAAGGCCGGCCTGCAGGCACCAAATAAGCCACTCAGCTCGTTTCTTTTCCTGGGTACGACGGGAACAGGCAAAACGGCATTATCAAAGGCCCTGGCCAAGGTCATGTTTGACGATGAAGAGGCAATGGTGCGGTTCGATATGTCAGAATTCAGTGAACGTTCCTCACTGGATCATTTTCAAGAACTGCTGACTGATCAAATTAAACGACAACCATATTGTATTCTGCTGTTTGATGAAATTGAAAAGGCATGTACGGCTGTGCATGATCGGCTCTTACAGGTGCTTGATGATGGTGAGCTGCGCGACAAGCGTGGGCGGTCAACCAACTTCCGCAACTCAATTATCATCATGACGACAAACCTGGGGGCGGATCTGATTGCAGATAAGGAATCCTATGAGCACGCCATTGACGAGGCTTCACTGGTCGATGAGACGCCACGGCAACGCATTCGTCGTCGGGACGCCTTCCGCAAGCAGGTACAGATGGAGCTGACCAACATTTTCCGGCCGGAGTTTGTAAACCGAATCCAGCACAAAATTGTCTTTAACATGCTGACACGCGATATCATCGAACAGATCGCCAGAAACGACTTAAAGGTCATCAATCAGCGCTTGGCCGAACACGGCTTTAAGCTGGAATTCCAACAGGATCTGATTGATTATCTGGCAGATGTCGGCACTGACGTTAAGAATGGCGCCCGGCCGTTGGAGCGCGTTATCGAACGTGATGTCACGGCGCCATTATCCATGATCATTCTGCAGTTGGAAAGCACGCCGGATAATCACTATCACACGATTCAGACCGAGGTTTCTGACCATCGGACGCAACTAGAACGTCAGCCGCTGCAGCGTCATTTGATCAATGGCCGGCAAATTGTCTTTAAGCAGCTGCTGGACACCAATTCGAAAGAAGGCACAAAAGTTGGCTAA
- a CDS encoding DNA topoisomerase: MAEYMILTEKKSAADNFAQALGGMSGSFDGHSYQIVHAQGHLMELAEPKDQVSNDLKDRYSSWEPENMPWNLADFSWKKEPTKGSNIRKLLSQIKKVSQSSQAIVIATDNDPSGEGELLAWEIINAIGWDGKVYREYHDDETPKSIVKAMRNLKDVSDQSQDGDYLKANVRSKWDFASMQLTRLATSYIRNAGYYVKVVNQGRLKSVMLSMVYQREQAIKNYVKKPYFEVKFQDDQGHVYARKVAKDDEEQLAKIRHSDKAMAEQELQQYQSPVHVKRLKMENKRNMPKTLLDLAKVDALLSKKGYSSNQIKNVYQQLYEAGYVSYPRTEDKVITSEQFNELVQNSKEIALLVGVNVKLLTHTAPRKELVKDSATHGANRPGSKVPASLDELGKALKNKNDLQCAKDIYCLLGRTALAILGEDYLYRVVTAVIEEYPAFGTQYNVPANYNYKQIYCEGELPKAPKPLGKQAKSIVAEGANPKPSKPTKAWLFKRLANYGKYGIGTGATQQSTMAELTSAKSNSHLLKDTKGVLSLTETGLMSAVIARGTMIASPKATEQLFRGMDAVGAFKLEPQKVLNSINTVITHDKPLLQQNMALVEQTIGKPEKKQYPKRDKVDVTYQGKPVQINAKWGEHTWTQGELTELSAGNTITFDYKKGQITGQLGEREYKGHKFIAFVPDFDKD, encoded by the coding sequence ATGGCAGAATACATGATTTTAACGGAAAAAAAGTCAGCAGCCGACAATTTCGCCCAAGCGCTGGGCGGCATGAGTGGCAGCTTTGACGGTCATAGCTATCAGATCGTGCATGCGCAGGGACACTTGATGGAACTGGCAGAGCCAAAAGATCAGGTATCCAATGATTTAAAAGATCGCTACAGTTCCTGGGAGCCGGAGAATATGCCTTGGAATCTGGCTGATTTCAGTTGGAAAAAGGAGCCAACGAAAGGGTCCAATATCAGAAAGCTCTTAAGCCAAATTAAAAAAGTCAGCCAATCTTCGCAAGCAATTGTGATTGCTACTGATAACGATCCGTCTGGCGAAGGGGAGCTGCTGGCCTGGGAAATTATCAATGCAATCGGCTGGGACGGCAAGGTTTATCGTGAGTATCACGACGATGAGACGCCTAAGTCAATCGTTAAGGCAATGCGCAATCTTAAGGACGTTTCGGACCAGTCGCAAGACGGCGACTACTTGAAAGCCAATGTCCGCTCTAAGTGGGACTTTGCCTCGATGCAACTAACACGACTGGCTACCAGCTACATTCGCAATGCCGGCTACTACGTCAAGGTAGTTAATCAGGGACGCTTGAAGTCAGTCATGCTGTCGATGGTCTATCAACGTGAGCAGGCAATCAAAAACTACGTCAAGAAGCCATATTTCGAGGTTAAGTTTCAAGACGATCAAGGCCATGTCTATGCTCGCAAGGTAGCCAAGGACGATGAAGAGCAGCTGGCTAAGATTCGGCATAGCGACAAAGCAATGGCGGAACAGGAGCTGCAGCAGTATCAGTCGCCGGTGCATGTTAAGCGTTTGAAAATGGAAAATAAGCGGAACATGCCCAAAACACTGCTTGATCTGGCCAAAGTCGATGCGCTGCTGAGTAAAAAAGGATATTCATCGAATCAGATCAAAAACGTCTACCAGCAACTCTACGAAGCCGGTTATGTCTCCTACCCACGAACTGAGGATAAAGTGATTACCAGTGAGCAGTTCAATGAGCTGGTGCAGAATTCAAAAGAGATTGCCCTGCTGGTAGGTGTCAACGTTAAGCTATTGACGCATACAGCGCCACGCAAGGAACTGGTCAAGGATTCTGCTACGCACGGTGCTAACCGGCCGGGATCCAAGGTACCAGCCAGCCTCGATGAATTGGGAAAGGCGCTGAAGAATAAAAATGACCTGCAATGCGCCAAGGATATCTATTGTCTGCTTGGTCGGACGGCCCTGGCAATCCTGGGCGAAGACTACCTGTATCGGGTCGTAACCGCAGTTATTGAAGAATATCCGGCCTTCGGAACGCAGTACAACGTGCCAGCCAACTACAACTACAAGCAGATCTATTGCGAGGGTGAACTGCCTAAAGCGCCAAAACCATTAGGCAAGCAAGCTAAGTCGATCGTTGCCGAGGGAGCTAATCCAAAGCCATCTAAACCAACCAAAGCCTGGCTGTTCAAACGGTTGGCTAACTACGGCAAGTATGGGATAGGTACTGGGGCTACCCAGCAGAGCACCATGGCTGAGCTGACCTCGGCCAAAAGCAACTCACACTTGCTGAAGGATACCAAAGGTGTGCTGTCACTGACGGAAACCGGCTTGATGTCGGCTGTAATTGCCCGGGGAACCATGATTGCTTCGCCGAAGGCTACAGAACAGCTTTTTCGCGGTATGGATGCCGTGGGTGCTTTTAAGCTGGAACCGCAAAAGGTACTTAATTCCATTAATACGGTCATTACGCATGATAAGCCACTGCTGCAGCAGAACATGGCATTAGTTGAGCAAACCATTGGCAAGCCGGAAAAGAAGCAATATCCAAAACGAGACAAGGTAGACGTAACCTACCAAGGAAAGCCGGTCCAGATCAATGCCAAATGGGGCGAACATACCTGGACGCAAGGGGAGCTAACAGAGCTTTCCGCAGGCAATACCATTACGTTTGACTACAAGAAGGGCCAAATTACCGGCCAACTCGGCGAACGAGAATACAAGGGCCACAAATTTATCGCTTTTGTTCCTGATTTTGACAAGGACTAA
- a CDS encoding tyrosine-type recombinase/integrase, giving the protein MWTEPTKTGKVKFVEQFKNPLTLKYTRVSITMDKETNTTRKLAQQTLNKRIEEKLHYLEDGQIKEGVTFGELIEEFDNYYQQTVKSSTFAQWKKFKACILKNFASDILVSKITNKYLTNTIEAMIYQRGYNNAYVGQIKSKINQLMRYAYRHDYIAAPIGQLEINWKRDNSAKSIEDKYLDDDEVKQVLEAVRAINLVYADVLMWQYLTGMRIGEVLALQVKKVFQEAGKWFVKIDCTLEYFNKRKSEFTISSTPKTQSSNRTILLPDKAVKIYRLYSLGKQPDQLLFSVETKNGTFLHPLSIDNRLKIVQKMLELDKPLSTHIFRHTHASKLAELGVPIELISKRLGHKDSTITRQIYLHVTKKAAERYSGLINSLDV; this is encoded by the coding sequence ATGTGGACTGAACCCACAAAAACCGGCAAAGTTAAGTTTGTCGAACAATTCAAAAACCCTCTGACGCTCAAGTACACGCGCGTATCAATCACGATGGACAAAGAAACCAATACCACGCGCAAGTTGGCGCAACAAACCCTAAACAAGCGGATTGAAGAGAAGCTTCATTATCTTGAGGACGGTCAGATCAAAGAAGGTGTTACATTCGGTGAACTGATTGAAGAATTTGATAATTACTATCAGCAAACGGTCAAGTCTTCAACATTTGCACAATGGAAAAAATTCAAAGCTTGTATTCTGAAAAACTTTGCTTCTGACATTTTAGTTTCTAAAATCACCAATAAATATCTGACCAACACAATAGAAGCCATGATCTATCAGCGCGGATACAACAATGCTTATGTTGGTCAGATCAAGTCTAAGATCAATCAGCTGATGCGCTATGCGTACCGGCACGACTATATCGCAGCCCCAATTGGTCAGCTTGAAATCAATTGGAAACGCGATAACTCTGCGAAAAGCATTGAAGATAAGTACCTTGATGATGATGAAGTCAAACAGGTCCTAGAAGCCGTTAGAGCGATTAATTTAGTATATGCTGACGTCTTGATGTGGCAATATCTTACCGGTATGCGAATCGGTGAGGTCCTCGCTCTGCAAGTCAAGAAAGTTTTTCAAGAAGCAGGCAAGTGGTTTGTCAAAATTGACTGTACGTTGGAGTACTTTAACAAACGCAAAAGCGAGTTTACGATTAGCAGCACCCCTAAAACCCAAAGCAGCAACCGTACTATCCTTCTGCCAGATAAGGCAGTCAAAATTTATCGCCTTTATAGTTTGGGCAAGCAGCCTGATCAACTTTTGTTTAGCGTTGAAACTAAAAACGGTACTTTTCTTCACCCCCTTTCAATAGATAATCGGCTTAAAATTGTTCAAAAAATGTTGGAATTAGACAAACCGCTGTCGACTCATATTTTTCGCCATACCCACGCTTCTAAATTAGCTGAGCTAGGCGTGCCAATTGAGCTGATCTCAAAGCGGTTGGGTCATAAGGATTCCACCATTACGCGCCAGATCTATCTGCATGTAACAAAAAAGGCCGCTGAACGATACAGCGGTCTGATTAATAGTCTTGACGTATGA
- a CDS encoding helix-turn-helix domain-containing protein, which produces MSATTENTSKVKLELPDDLKQAILEIVKDAAVQVVGSATRRDEQTWPEYMNKQQAAKYLNISVNTLQNWIADGDIPFVVVGKMVRLNRHQLDACMLKKTLH; this is translated from the coding sequence GTGTCAGCAACTACTGAGAATACAAGCAAGGTCAAGCTGGAACTGCCAGATGATTTGAAGCAGGCGATTTTAGAAATAGTAAAAGATGCAGCAGTCCAGGTGGTTGGATCGGCAACTCGGCGCGATGAACAAACGTGGCCAGAGTATATGAATAAGCAGCAGGCTGCAAAATACTTGAATATTTCCGTAAACACGCTGCAAAACTGGATCGCAGATGGCGATATACCGTTCGTCGTTGTTGGCAAAATGGTGCGGTTGAATCGCCACCAGCTTGATGCCTGTATGTTAAAGAAAACATTGCATTAA
- a CDS encoding VirD4-like conjugal transfer protein, CD1115 family yields the protein MAFNYDRERHRKDGKQGRLIGQPIVLTIIWICWALFVGWLNCWLTAGIRATIDWFHSPDSYQFLNGQVNAQVFAILSNGWQTANLGNYQVMRSNPLIFAVIELIGAGVMLPLVIKTWLKWRPNHGNQYGNDRLTTEDEVLVQYPQIPDRGFEYDGVGGIPVSHIKATAPVFLKHHPVAWLRYYFAPEVSQLATRLPMLKNALPFVEPAKGFYSIDQTTVNSLIVGITRSGKGETLVMPLVDILSRGSEKCSMVVNDPKGELYQMSYETLRKRGYNVQVLNLQNTDFSMSYNPLQQIISFAKEGYYDETQQAVNTLSSSIYVDPNAKDKFWQNSSINLLNALILAVVDYAKRNDRWDEVTMDNVLHMMTELGSKQVNVNASGDIVPSAEELMADKSLKMPSDSSIAGQKNKLLVYFAQMQKLNEKHYSQFRQMALDSFAQSKFAGDETSGNIYSSAMEGIKIYQQSNIAKLTSKNSVNFESIGFPRTMRFRLPERYKFKTAVIEIDDDSGKKLEKRTQIVDKVGMLNYAIKAKLPDNFTIKIDFDYRKNEPDYRDAKLVVTGRKLYQRNGFTAHSFKRDPYTHQPLLKEVKLTIKQNELAGDVAEMKMDYSESPVALFLVTPPNNPSYNQLPAFAVDQIFNTIYSTALANGRKSFTRVHFLLDEFGNLPPISHMDTKVSIGLGQNLLFDIIVQNLEQLQINYSQQQADTIESNCANLLYILTESKKTAETISAKIGKRTVNVQTSSGKMGDVHGTSFSNQFISQDIMSMNDLMKLMGGEMVVLRSVYRQDQKGHSVAAMPIFDHGQTAMPFRYTFLRHEFNDQMTLSDIGIKSPHRSLDLKALRINYDNAYNQLLELMDDGQQATPVDPFGNDDSMASDQPHGAKPHLGDEDFMKEFLQPDDVFGTNDLVDDDDQIFTADELQNQELLDGTFRVVYTLLAQGLPSERRMRFLKDTHDYWSKPENNSWKSLAGLFDGKPEFFDKAKDQILQLKTETSEGGNA from the coding sequence TTGGCCTTTAACTATGATAGGGAAAGACACCGTAAAGATGGAAAACAGGGACGCTTGATCGGACAACCAATCGTCCTGACGATAATTTGGATCTGCTGGGCGCTCTTTGTCGGCTGGCTTAACTGTTGGCTGACCGCGGGAATCCGGGCAACGATTGACTGGTTTCATTCGCCGGATAGCTATCAGTTTCTGAATGGTCAAGTCAACGCACAAGTATTTGCAATACTGAGCAACGGTTGGCAAACGGCCAACTTAGGCAATTATCAGGTCATGCGGAGCAATCCGCTGATTTTTGCAGTGATTGAACTGATCGGTGCCGGGGTAATGCTGCCGCTGGTGATCAAGACTTGGCTTAAATGGCGGCCGAATCATGGCAATCAGTATGGCAATGATCGACTAACAACGGAAGATGAGGTGCTGGTACAGTATCCGCAGATTCCAGATCGCGGCTTTGAATATGATGGCGTCGGCGGGATTCCCGTCTCGCATATTAAAGCCACGGCACCGGTTTTTCTGAAGCATCACCCGGTTGCCTGGCTGCGCTATTATTTCGCGCCGGAGGTCAGTCAGCTGGCAACGCGCTTGCCAATGCTCAAGAATGCTTTGCCATTTGTCGAACCGGCCAAAGGGTTCTACTCAATTGATCAGACAACGGTTAATTCCCTGATTGTCGGGATTACTCGTTCTGGTAAAGGTGAGACGCTGGTTATGCCGTTAGTTGATATTCTGTCACGCGGTTCGGAAAAGTGCTCTATGGTCGTTAACGATCCAAAAGGTGAACTGTACCAGATGAGCTATGAGACGCTGAGGAAGCGGGGCTACAACGTACAGGTGCTTAACCTTCAGAATACGGACTTCTCCATGAGCTATAATCCGTTGCAGCAGATAATCTCATTTGCCAAAGAAGGTTACTATGATGAAACGCAGCAGGCTGTCAATACCTTGTCGTCAAGTATCTATGTCGATCCGAATGCTAAGGATAAATTCTGGCAGAACTCATCGATCAACCTGCTGAACGCATTGATTCTGGCAGTTGTTGACTATGCTAAACGTAACGATCGCTGGGACGAGGTAACGATGGACAACGTACTGCATATGATGACGGAGCTTGGTTCTAAGCAAGTCAACGTCAATGCGAGTGGCGATATCGTACCAAGTGCAGAGGAATTGATGGCGGACAAAAGTCTCAAAATGCCTAGCGATTCATCGATTGCCGGGCAGAAAAACAAGCTGCTTGTCTACTTTGCACAAATGCAGAAACTCAACGAAAAGCACTATAGCCAGTTTCGGCAGATGGCACTGGACTCGTTTGCGCAATCAAAATTTGCCGGTGATGAGACTTCAGGTAACATTTATTCTTCGGCAATGGAAGGAATCAAGATCTATCAGCAGTCCAATATTGCCAAGCTGACCTCAAAAAATTCAGTTAATTTTGAGAGTATCGGTTTTCCACGGACGATGCGCTTTCGGCTGCCAGAACGCTACAAGTTTAAGACGGCGGTGATTGAGATTGATGATGATAGTGGCAAAAAGCTGGAGAAGCGGACGCAGATCGTTGATAAGGTTGGTATGCTCAACTACGCGATCAAGGCTAAGCTGCCAGATAATTTTACGATCAAAATTGATTTCGACTATCGCAAAAACGAACCGGACTATCGTGATGCCAAACTCGTGGTCACTGGCCGCAAGCTGTATCAGCGCAATGGTTTTACGGCGCATTCGTTTAAACGTGATCCATATACGCATCAGCCATTGCTAAAAGAGGTCAAGCTGACGATCAAGCAGAATGAGCTGGCTGGCGACGTTGCGGAAATGAAGATGGACTATTCAGAGTCGCCAGTGGCCCTGTTCCTGGTGACGCCGCCAAACAATCCATCGTACAACCAGCTGCCGGCATTTGCCGTTGATCAGATTTTCAACACGATCTACTCTACGGCGCTGGCTAACGGGCGTAAGTCTTTTACGCGAGTGCATTTCTTGCTTGATGAATTTGGGAACTTGCCGCCAATTTCGCATATGGATACTAAGGTATCGATTGGTCTGGGGCAAAACCTGCTGTTTGATATCATCGTGCAAAACCTGGAGCAACTGCAGATCAACTACTCACAGCAGCAGGCAGATACGATTGAGTCCAACTGTGCCAATCTCCTATACATTCTGACGGAATCCAAAAAGACGGCAGAAACTATTTCGGCCAAAATCGGTAAGCGGACTGTCAACGTGCAGACCAGTTCCGGCAAAATGGGCGATGTGCATGGCACCAGCTTCTCAAACCAATTCATCAGCCAGGATATCATGTCAATGAATGACCTGATGAAGCTGATGGGTGGGGAAATGGTCGTCTTGCGGTCAGTCTATCGTCAGGATCAAAAAGGCCATTCGGTTGCTGCAATGCCAATTTTTGACCATGGTCAGACGGCCATGCCATTCAGATATACGTTCCTGCGGCATGAGTTCAATGATCAAATGACCTTATCCGATATTGGCATTAAATCGCCGCATCGCTCGCTAGACTTAAAAGCGTTGCGCATCAACTACGATAACGCCTATAATCAGCTGCTTGAGCTGATGGACGATGGCCAACAGGCAACACCGGTAGATCCGTTTGGCAACGACGATTCGATGGCCAGCGATCAGCCGCATGGAGCTAAGCCTCATCTGGGCGATGAAGATTTCATGAAAGAATTTCTGCAGCCTGATGATGTTTTTGGCACGAATGATCTGGTCGATGATGACGATCAGATTTTTACAGCGGACGAACTGCAAAACCAAGAACTGCTAGATGGCACGTTTCGAGTAGTCTATACGCTGCTGGCACAAGGCTTGCCAAGCGAACGACGCATGCGCTTCTTGAAAGATACGCATGACTACTGGTCGAAGCCGGAAAACAACAGCTGGAAAAGCTTGGCTGGCCTTTTTGATGGCAAGCCAGAGTTTTTTGACAAAGCAAAGGATCAAATATTGCAACTAAAAACTGAAACTTCTGAAGGGGGGAACGCTTAA